From the Lacipirellulaceae bacterium genome, the window ACTTTGTCGAGATACCTGCGCAGGCCGGTTTCAAAATCGCTGCCGTCATTGCAACAGGCTTCAGCGAACAGAAAGCCGCCACGGTCGAGATAGGCACGCATCTTTTCTTCGGTGCCAGCCAGCTCAGGATTCTGACTGCCGCTGATAAAGAGTACCGGAGTTTGCAGCAGTTCCTCGACGGTCGAAAGCTCCAAGTCGATGATCTGCCACGTGAGGTCGAGCCCCCACCGCTTCTCAACATAGCTGGTGAGGCTGGCGACGTCGTTACGGTGATTCTGCCAGTCCTCGCCAGGACCGTGGATCACTTTTCCCATAAGCACCGGGCGGCGACCTTTGGAAAGAAACAAGAGAGCGAAGGCGGTCGTCACACGCGTGCTGTTCTCAGAAGGCTTTTCGCCCTGCCAAAAATGGCTCAGCGAATCCTGCTCACCCAACAGGAACTCGGCTCCTTCGCGATACCAATCGTGGTCGCCGATGAATCGTCGTGCGGAGAGTCTTCCCGCTCTTTCGAGACCGTAGAGGTAGTAATAGTGCCAGAGGCTCCCCATGCCACGTACCCCCGGGTTGCGCTGCACGGAGAAGTTTCTTCCCATCCAGACCAATGCGCGTTCGAGCGAATCTTCTTCTTCGAAAGGCAGACAACACTGCAGGAGTCCCTCTTCAACCTTCGCGGACTGTCCCGAGATGTGACCTGCGCAAATGACGGTCGCACCGATGCCCGCGCATGTCATGCTCCCGGTGCCACTTCCGGTGCGATATCCCCAAGAGCCGTTGGGATACTGAGCCCGCTTCCAATAGTCCGCGGCTAGTTGCCAGGTGCGTGGGTCGACTTTTGCGCCGACGCGTTCAGCCTCGTGCAAGGCGAGGACAGCGAATTGCGAGCAACTGTTATCGCCGCCAGAACGAGGTTGATCAGGATAGCCCCACGAGCCTGAGTTTCTCCCCTGCTGCACTTGAATTGATTCGAGCCAAGCCACGTTTTTCTGAATCTTTGGCAAGTCGCGACGAGGCTCCGCCTTAGCCAAGGCCATCGTCTGCAGGGAGACGGAATAGGTTTTCGCGGGCCCAACCTTTCTCAGAAAAGCTAGCGCTCTTTGGATACGAGGGTCCTTCACCGGCACGCCCGATTCGAGAAGTGCCAAAGTGCAAAGTGCGGTGACACCCCCTTCGTAACGACCCAGTTCGCTTTCCGTGTTGCGAAGCTCAGCGAGCAAGTACTCTGAGCCTTGTCGAATTGCCGTGCGAACACGTTCTGCGGTGAGTTCGACTTTAGGTCGCCCGCGCTGGGCTCGGGCGGATTGAGGAGTGGCCAGAATTGTCGCTAGCAGAATGAAAATGGAAAGTTGTCGCATGAGTTCATTTTACCAAGCAAACGGTCTCGTAGGGTATTGCCGAGGCAGGAGGCACACCATCCACCAGTTTTCGGTATGCCTCGTGCCTCGGCAATACCCTACAGCAAAAGGCGTGCATTGTCCCTCGCACGAGCCACCGATAGAATCGAACGTTCGACCCCATACATTTCCCGAAGCATGAGGCGCCCACGCTTTGTCAGACACGGCCAAAAACGCACCGACGCGCAACTTGGGCGACATTCTGCAAGAATTCCGCCAGCACCGACAGATCATGCAACAAGAGTTGCAGAAGGTGATCGTTGGGCAAGATGAAGTGATTGAGCAGATCTTCGCAGCGATCTTCACTCGCGGGCATTGCCTGTTGGAAGGCGTGCCCGGGCTGGCGAAGACCCTGATGGTGAGCACGCTCTCCTCGATTCTTGATTTGCAATTCAAGCGGATTCAGTTCACGCCTGACCTAATGCCCTCAGACATCACCGGCACGAATGTTCTGGAAGAAGATGATGAGGGCAAGAGAAGCTTCCGCTTTGTCGAGGGGCCAGTCTTCACAAACATTCTGCTGGCGGACGAAATCAATCGGACCCCGCCGAAGACACAGGCGGCGCTCTTGGAAGCGATGCAGGAACGACAAGTTTCCGTCGGCCAAACAACCTACGATCTGCCGAAGCCATTCTTTACGATCGCCACACAGAACCCGATTGAACAAGAAGGAACCTATCCGCTTCCCGAAGCGCAACTCGACCGATTTATGTTCAACATTAAGGTCGATTATCCGAGTGCTGAGGAAGAAGAGCAGATCCTCACGAGCACCACCCGCCAAGATAAACCCGAGGTGAAGAAGATTCTCTCCTCACGAGCAATCTTGAATCTGCAGAAGCTGGTCGGCTCGGTCGCCGTGAGCGAGTATGTGATCAAGTACGTTGCAAGACTCGTCCGCGCAACACGTCCGAAAGATGAATCAGCGCCCCAGTACGTGCAGGAGCTTGTCGACTGGGGTGCCGGGCCACGTGCTGGACAGTTTCTCATCCAAGGGGGCAAAGCGTTGGCGGCGATGGACGGACGATTCACGGTCGCCGTGGAAGATGTTCAGAAAATCGCAATCCCCGTGCTTCGTCATCGAGTGAGTACGAACTTCCAAGCGCAAGCAGAAGGCATGACCAACGAGGATGTCATCGGGCGGTTGATTGCCGATATCCCGACGCCGGAGATTCCGAAGTATGGGGAGGGGTAAGTTCTACTCATGCCCTCGACCGTCGAAAACTATCTGAAGCCCGAAGTCATTCGGCAGATTTCACGGCTAGACCTGCGGGCACAGTTCATTGTGAAAGGGTTTCTGCAGGGACTTCACGCTAGTCCGTTGCAAGGCTTTTCCGTCGAGTTCAGCGAGCATCGTCGATACGCGCCTGGGGACGACCCTAAAGATATTGATTGGCTCGCTTATGCGAAGACGGATCGCTACTACGTTAAGAAGTTCGAAGCGGAAACGAACATCACCGGCTATTTGGCGATGGACTTAAGCGCTTCGATGGCCTATCGCTATCGGCAGGAGCTTTCCAAGTTCGAATACGCCACCTGCCTGGCGGCGGCACTTTGCTATTTGATGGTTCACCAGAACGATCCGGTAGGGCTCATCACGTTCGGTGAGAGAATCGTCGATTCCCTGGCTCCGAAAAGCAAACGGGCACAGATTGGCAATATCCTTTCGCTACTCGCGCGGCTGGAGCCCAAAGATCAAACCGATGTGGCCAACAGCCTGAATCAGCTTGCTGCGATGCTCAAGCACGAAAGCCTCGTGATGGTGTTTAGCGATCTGCTCGTGGAGCCCGAGCCACTGCTGGCATCCTTGCGACGGCTGAGGCACGGCGGGCACGATGTGATCGTGTTTCACATTCTCGATCAGGCGGAAGTCGAATTCCCTTTCGAGGGACTCGTTGAGCTCGAAGACCCAGAAACCAACGAGCGGCTCGAAGTCGACGCCGATGGTTACCGGACGGATTACTTGGCAGAAATCAATGGCTTTCGCGACATGCTGAGCCGTGAATGCGTAAAAAGCAAAATCGATTATGTGCCGCTGGATACAAGTATGCCGTTTGATCGTGCGCTGATGGAGTATTTGCTGAACAGGCGGGATTGGGGATAAGCAATTTTTCAGTTGTCAGTTTTCTGTGTTCAGTACTCGCAAGCAAACCAAACAAGCCTGCAAGTCCGAACTGAAAACTGAATACTGAAAACTGAACACTTCTTATGAGCTTCCTAACACCATTACTGCTAGCCGGAGCCGGGCTTATCGCCTTGCCCATCGTGCTGCATTTGGTGATGCGCCAGGAGCCGCAACTGCTGCTGTTTCCTGCACTGCGCTTTGTGCAGCAACGTCGAGACTCGAATCGACGGCGAATCAAACTGCGGCACTGGTTACTCTTAGCACTACGCTGCCTACTAATCGCACTGTTTGCATTCGCACTGGCACGGCCCACGCTTCGGGGTAGTGGTTTACGAGGCAAAGAAGGGGCTCCCCTTGCTGTGGCTATGGTGGTCGATACCTCGCCGCGGATGCAGTATGTCCGTCAGAACAAGACGCGGCTAGAAGAAGCGACGGAGATCGCCGGCAAGCTACTTAACAAGTTTCCCGAAGACACGCAGGTTGCCGTGGTTGATTTGGGGCGAGCTGCGGGCGGGTTCGCGCGTGATTTGGGGACTGCACGCACCCGGTTGTCGAATCTAAGAACCAGCCCAAGCACGCGTCCGTTGTCGGAAGTCGCTGCGGAAGCCATCGCGTTGGTTGCCGACAAGGAGGAATACCGTCAGGAGGTGTTTCTCTACACGGACCTTTCAGCCGCTGCTTGGTCGGAAGAAGAAGTGCAAAACTTGAATGCGGCATTGGAAGCTGAACCCGAAGTGAAACTCTACCTGGTCGATGTCGGGGTGGAGGAGCCCACCAATCGAACGCTGGGAGATTTAGAAATCCGCCGTACGGTGCTTCGTCCCGGCGAGTCGCTGCACGTGGAAGCGTCCCTCGAAGGAAGAGGTGGCGAGGAGGCTTCGCTAGTCGAGCTGTGGCTCAAGTCGAGTGCTGGTGATGAGCTCGAAAAACGAGGGCAGCAGATTGTCAAATCAAGTGCCGAATCTGAAGCTAGCTCTCAGAAAGTCTCCTTTGACGTTTCCGATCTGCCACTGGGGACACATCAAGCGGTCGTGAAACTCACTTCGACCGATCCGCTGATGATCGACAACGAGCGTTATTTCACGGTAGAAGTCCGACCCCCTGAGCGTGTCCTTATCGTGGCTGAGAATAAGACAGATGCGCTGTTCGCGCAGGAGGCGCTCAACCCGACGCTGTGGGATCAACCTCTGCGCTTTGTTTGCGAAACAACCACTTTCGACGCTTTGCCTCAAGCGGAACTTAACAGTGAAACAAAAAACTACAAAACCGTCCTCGCACTCGACCCCCCGCCGCTCGGTGCCGACGGATGGCAGCAGTTGACGGACTTCGCCAATCAAGGGGGCGGCTTGGGAATCTTTCTAGGTCACAACGCAAGTCGCGAACCGTTCAACGCAAAAAAGGCACAGGAACTGTTGCCCGGCCCAATAGTCCGCAAGTCACGCGATGCAACTTATCTTCGCCCTAAGCGTCTCGACCACCCTGCCCTGGTTGAACTACGTGACTACGCTGAAACCATTCCGTGGAAGACTTGCGAGGTGTTCACCTATTGGCAGTTTGAGGAGTTGACGGACGATGCCTACACCATCGCCACCTACGCCAACGGCGATCCAGCACTCGTCGAACGCTCGCTCGGCCGGGGCCGGGTGATTACGATGACCACACCGATTTCCGACTCATTGGAACCGGAAGGTCGTGATCCGTGGAACGTCCTCACGGCTCCCGCCGTCGCCTGGCCGTTCGTGGCGATTGTTGAAGAGCTGACCGGCTATCTCACGCAGGATAGCTTGGGTGAGTTGACTTTCGCCGCGGGCAAAACCGCACGGGTTCCCTTGAGCGCCCAGCAGCAGATATCCAGCTATGTGCTGCGTCAACCGGATGGACAAGCACTGCGGCGTACGGCAACTCCCGGAGATCGCTCTTTACAGGTGAGTGTGACTGACCAATTGGGCAATTATCGGCTCACCGCCGGCGGCGACGGAACAAGTAGGGAACAGGCGAACTCGGGCACTCGGCTCGATCGGGGCTTTAGCGTCAACCTTCCGGCGACCGCCACGGCCTTGGAGCGGATTGATTCCAGCGAGTTGCTCGCCTCGTTCCCCGAAGGACGTGTGGAGATCGCTGAGTCGTTGGAAGATGCTCAGGAATACGCAGACGTAGGTACCCGCGGGCGCGAGTTGTTCTCCTGGGTCATGGTGCTGGTGACACTCGTTTGGTGCGGCGAGCACGTGCTGGCGAATCGGTTCTATCGGAAGAAGGATTGAGGACGATACGTGGCGGGCAACTCAAAAAACATGTCATTCCGACAGCCGTCTCAGCGGCGGAGGAATCCGGATCGTACTCTGGTTGGCCATACAAACTCAACTTTTTGGCAAGCCGGATTCCTCGGTCGGCGAGCCTCCCGTCGGAATGACATGTTTGCGAATCTACCAACCAGAGAGGCACCATGACCCAGTGGAGCTTCGATCCTGTTGGCGGACCTTGGGCACTTGCTGCATTGGCTGCGGTGCTACTGCCGTTGCTGGCGATTGGTCCGAATAGTGAGCAGTCGCGTGGGCGACGCATTACCCTGGTTGCGCTTCGGGCACTGACCGTATTGCTGCTGTTTGCAACGCTATTACGTCCCGCGTTGGAAACCACCGAAACGCGTCCACTGCCCGGCAAGTTGCTCGTCTTGGGCGACGTGTCGCGCAGCATGACGGTCGAGGATTCTCTCGGAGACGAATCGCGATCCGCCGCCATGCAAGCGATCCTTCGCGATTCACAGGCCGAATTTGCCGAACTAGGTGAGGCTTGGGAGCTGGGTGCCTACGCGTTCGACGAGCAACTCACGCCGGTGAAAGTTGAAGAAGGCCTGATCGACTTCCCGGATGCGGAAGGAGATCAAACTGCTATCGGTGCAGCACTCGATGACGTCCTCGCCCGGGAAGCACAACAACGGTTGGTTGCCGTGATGGTTCTCAGCGACGGCGCCCAACGGGCCTTTGCCCCGCGCGATACTCCGCCGCAGAACTTAGCTCGTCGATTAGCCTTGGACGGCGTGCCGCTGTACACGTTCACGTTTGGCAAACCGGCTTTGGGAGACCGCTCCGATGTCCGTATGAGTGACTTGCTCACCAACGATACGACATTCGCCGATACACCTGCAACCGTCAGCGGCGTGTTGACGACCAGTGGCTACCGCAATCAACCGTTCACAGTGCAACTGCTTTGGGAAGATGCTGAAGGGGAAATGCAGGTCGTCGACACCCAGCGTGTGGAAATGAAGGGCACGCGACGGCAGCAGGACATCAAGCTTTCGCACACGCCACGTGAGCCGGGTGAGTACAAAGTGACTTTGCGGGTTGAGCCTCCCGAAGGAGAACTCGTCACAGCCAACAACGAGCAGACGACATTTGTCACCGTGCTGAAAGGCGGCGTGAAGGTGCTTTATCTTGCCGGGGCTGCGCGCGTTGGCGGTGGACCGGGGATTGAGGCCCGGTTTGTGCGAAATGCGCTGGCCGCTCACGCGGATTTGAACGTGAATTACGAACTGCTCAACTATCGCAACCCGCGGATTGATTATCGGAGCCAACTGGAACGCGGTAACTATGACGTGTTCTTGCTCGGCAATGTTGATTCGGTCGCCTTCGACAAGCGCACCTGGCAGGCGATTGCCGATCGCGTTGACGACGGCGCCGGACTGGCGATGCTGGGTGGCTTTCATAGCTTTGGTCCGGGCGGCTACCGGAGCACGCCTCTGGAACGGGTAATCCCCGTGGTGATGGGCCGCGCGGAACGGCAAAACTTCGACGAACCGCCCCGCCCCGACATGCACCTCCCGCCCGGGCCGGTGAAGTTGGTTCCTATTGAATTGGGAGGTAGCCTTCACCCGATCCTGCAAATTGGTGAGTCGCCCACGGGGCAGTCCGAGCTCTGGCAAGAGATGCCGTCGCTCGACGGGGCGAACCGTTTCGATCGTTTGCAACTTCCACGCACGGCCCGAGTGATTGCTGAGGCGGACAACCCTTCCCGGTCGCCGCTGCTCGTCGTCAGCGCCTGGGGTGAGGGGCGCACGGCTGCCCTGGCGTTCGACTCGACTTGGCACTGGCAAATGGAAGGCGCCGGCGATACGCATCGCCGTTTCTGGCGGCAGCTCGTGTTATGGCTCGCCAAGAAAGACGACAGCGCGGGGCAACGCGTGTGGGCAAAGCTCGACGGGCGGCGTTACCAGCAAGGGAGCCGCGTCGAGTTCACCTATGGCGCGCGCGACGCACAGAGCAAGCCGCTCGCCGATGCGGAGTTCGACGTGCAAGTTGAACTCCCCGATGGAACCGCCAAAGCCATCCGCACCAGCGGCAGCAAGAAAATCAACAGCGCGAGCTTTGCCGAAACTTCCCAGCCAGGCGACTACCGAATCCTCGTCAGCGTCCGTGCCGGAGGCGAATCACTCGGCACAACGACGCTGCGTTTCTCCGTGACCGACCAAGATGTCGAGCTCGACCAACCCGCCGCGGATCCCACGCTCATGGCAGCCCTTGCCAACGCCACCGCCGAAGCCGGGGGCGAAGCGCTCGCCCCCGAGGAACTGCCGCAGCTTCTGGAACGCTTGAAAGAGAAGCGTGAGGAGTTCGAGGAAGAGATCGTCCAGCAAACAACGCTGTGGGATACGTGGCCAATGTTCCTCGGCTTTGTGGGGTTGCTGGGAACGGAGTGGTTTTTACGGAAGAAGTGGGGGATGGTTTAGCTGGTTTGACACGGATGATAGTGATTGTATTTATCAACGAATTTCACGAATCCGACGAATAAAACTGTGACCCTTCATTCGTGGAATTCGTTGACTAGTTATAGCACGGGCATGCTAATTTCTGTTTCTCGAACGACCAAAGAGAACTATAATCAAATGATGCATAGCCCACACGCTCTTAGCGGAACCAGACCATGACAACCGTCGCCAAGATCATTCACGAAGTCGAAAAGCTCACTGAAGATGAGCGTGCAGAACTTGTCGAGATTCTCAAGCAGCAAGACCTAGAGAAACGGCGTGCTCAGCTCCTGCTTGATATTGAAGAGGGTCGCAGAGAGTTTGCTGAGGGCAAAGGGCGGGTCATTGAGGATCCCAAGAAGTTCGTTCAGGAGATTCTTGATGAAACGGCAAGTTGAGTCATCGCCCGCTTTCGAGCGAAGTCTTCGTCGTTATCTCAAGAAACATCCCGAAGCAGCCGAAACCGTCGCCGAGGCCATCTCAAAACTCGGAGCGGATGCCTATACTCAAGAATTAGGTATCCACAAGTTAAAAGGGAACCTATCAGGCATCTTGTCGGCCGAACTCGCATACGACCTACGGCTGCTGTTTGAGATTGAAACTCGCGGGACTGCTGAGGTAGTTCTTCTGCTCAAGCTTGGCACGCACGATGAAGTTTATGGCAAGTAATCTAGCACTTGTTGTCAAGTTGCTAGCCTGCCTACTGATCCTCAAAACCGTCGCCGTCGTTCTCGCAAACTTCCCCGATTACTTCCCACCGGACTTCCGCTCCGATTTTCTGCTGGGCCGCGAAGAGTATTTCTTCTCCTGGTACCGCTGTGCGTTTTACGTTCATATTCTCTCTGGTCCGTTCACGTTGATAGCGGGGCTGTTCTTGCTCAGCGAGACGATGCGGAAGCGTTTCCCTAAATGGCATCGCCGAGTGGGACGAGTCCAAGTTGCAACCATCCTGCTGTTACTCACACCCAGTGGTCTGGCAATGGCTTGGCATGCCGCCACCGGTCGGATCGCCACTTGCGGTTTCGCCGTCCTGGCAGTCTTTACTGCAATCTGCGTTCTCCAAGGTTGGCGGAATGCAGTGCAACAGAGATTCCAGCATCATCGCCAGTGGATGCTGCGCTGTTATGTCCTGCTCTGCTCAGCGGTGGTACTGCGTGTCATCGGCGGAATCTCACAAACTTACGGCATTGAATGGACGTATTCGTATGCCGCGTGGGTGAGTTGGTTAGTGCCAATCGCTATTCTTGAGATTCTGTTTAGGGCGTCTCCGGCAACTCCGCGACAGACAACGTGAGCATCGCACGCAGTTCTTCTTGGTCAATATCCTTGGGAAGGGAATGACAACTGCCATCAAAATGAGCAACTAGCCCCACTCCCACATGCTGCCACTTGGTTTCCTCGTCGAATGCCAGCACTTCCTCGGGCGTAATGTCCTCGGGCGACATCCAGTGGACGGCTCTCTCGTGGGGAGCATCGATCACGGTAATTAAGCTTGCTGCTCTTTCGGACTCGCCGCTGAACTCTCGTGGTTCCGACCCTGTGAAGGCGCATCCAGGACCAACCACTGCTAGGTACGTTGTCAGGGTCTCGTCTTCGCCTGGGTAACTAGGGCACAAATAGGTTGGGAAAGGAGTTTCTCTTGCCTTGGCGTTGGCCGGGTCGTCCCAAGGCTTGGTGAAGTCGATCAGCTCGTGCAATGAACCACTTTCTATATAGGGCAATATGAGCGTCCGCCAACTATGCAGACGCTTACCACTTTCATCCACGGAGTATGCTGGAGGGAGGGTTCCGTTTGCCTTTTCATAGTTCAAGAGTGCCAGCGAAACCTGCCTGAGATTGTTTCTACACATACTCTGGCGAGCTGGATTTCGTGCAGTACGGATCGACGGCATTAGCAATCCAACGACGATAAAAAGCACCACTAGAACAATCAGACCTTCGACGAGCGTGAGACCTTTCGTTTTGTTTCTCATGGATACCTCCTTTCGCATGAGAATCTACTATAGCACTTCCCTATTCATACCACGAATCTAACGAATAACACGAATCTGTTTCACAGTATGCCTAGTGCCTCGGCATACCCTACTAAACTCTCAACTCGTAAATGCTTCTATCGCAACAGTAAACCAACTCATAAGGTTTTCTCCTAGAATCCTTCTTGATTCACTTACTCACTCGCGACAGTAAGCTTCTTGAGGAGCTCCTTAGGGTCTACTTCGCTAGGAATCAACCCAGCATCACCATCCAGATAGGCTACAAAGTAAAGAGCTGGATGCTTCGTATCCGCATCCTTGAACATTTGCAGTGTAGTCTTCAAGTCAATGTCATGGGGAGACATCCAATGCACAGCGAAAGCATCTTCAACGTCGATAACGCAAGCTGTCGTACTGAAATCCCTGGTGACACTTGCAAGCTCTCGGCTCTGTTTACCTGTAAAGACACACTGCTTACCAACCATCCCCAAATAGGTCGTAAAGCCTTTTTCTTCGGGCGAGTTTGGTGAACTCGGACATTGATAATTCTCGATCCTCGTAATTCTCGCCTCAACATTAACAGGGTCGTTCCACGGCTTCCTAAGATCTATTTTGTCGTACAGTGCGTTCTCCCCTAGGTACGGCAATATCAATGTTCTCCAACTATGCAGGCGGTCTCCCTTGCTGTTTGTTGTGAACGCTGGCGGCAGTGTTCCGTGCTCACGCTCATAACTTCGTATCGCTTGCGCAATACGTTTCAGGTTGTGTTTGCATGTAGCTTGTCGCGCTCGTTCCCTAGAAGGATGGGCATGAAAAGGGTTCAGTAGAGCCAATAAGGTGCCAATGATCGCGATAATGATTAACAGTTCAACAAGCGTAAATCCCTTGTGCTGATTATTCACCGCTAATCTCCATTGAGAGCGACTGCCAGTGCCATTTATTCTAGCACTTCTCTATTCAAACCACGAATCGAACGAATAACACGAATCCGTCTCATGGTATGCCTCGTGCCTCGGCATACCCTACGAAACATTCGTGC encodes:
- a CDS encoding DUF58 domain-containing protein, which codes for MPSTVENYLKPEVIRQISRLDLRAQFIVKGFLQGLHASPLQGFSVEFSEHRRYAPGDDPKDIDWLAYAKTDRYYVKKFEAETNITGYLAMDLSASMAYRYRQELSKFEYATCLAAALCYLMVHQNDPVGLITFGERIVDSLAPKSKRAQIGNILSLLARLEPKDQTDVANSLNQLAAMLKHESLVMVFSDLLVEPEPLLASLRRLRHGGHDVIVFHILDQAEVEFPFEGLVELEDPETNERLEVDADGYRTDYLAEINGFRDMLSRECVKSKIDYVPLDTSMPFDRALMEYLLNRRDWG
- a CDS encoding BatA domain-containing protein; translated protein: MSFLTPLLLAGAGLIALPIVLHLVMRQEPQLLLFPALRFVQQRRDSNRRRIKLRHWLLLALRCLLIALFAFALARPTLRGSGLRGKEGAPLAVAMVVDTSPRMQYVRQNKTRLEEATEIAGKLLNKFPEDTQVAVVDLGRAAGGFARDLGTARTRLSNLRTSPSTRPLSEVAAEAIALVADKEEYRQEVFLYTDLSAAAWSEEEVQNLNAALEAEPEVKLYLVDVGVEEPTNRTLGDLEIRRTVLRPGESLHVEASLEGRGGEEASLVELWLKSSAGDELEKRGQQIVKSSAESEASSQKVSFDVSDLPLGTHQAVVKLTSTDPLMIDNERYFTVEVRPPERVLIVAENKTDALFAQEALNPTLWDQPLRFVCETTTFDALPQAELNSETKNYKTVLALDPPPLGADGWQQLTDFANQGGGLGIFLGHNASREPFNAKKAQELLPGPIVRKSRDATYLRPKRLDHPALVELRDYAETIPWKTCEVFTYWQFEELTDDAYTIATYANGDPALVERSLGRGRVITMTTPISDSLEPEGRDPWNVLTAPAVAWPFVAIVEELTGYLTQDSLGELTFAAGKTARVPLSAQQQISSYVLRQPDGQALRRTATPGDRSLQVSVTDQLGNYRLTAGGDGTSREQANSGTRLDRGFSVNLPATATALERIDSSELLASFPEGRVEIAESLEDAQEYADVGTRGRELFSWVMVLVTLVWCGEHVLANRFYRKKD
- a CDS encoding MoxR family ATPase codes for the protein MLQEFRQHRQIMQQELQKVIVGQDEVIEQIFAAIFTRGHCLLEGVPGLAKTLMVSTLSSILDLQFKRIQFTPDLMPSDITGTNVLEEDDEGKRSFRFVEGPVFTNILLADEINRTPPKTQAALLEAMQERQVSVGQTTYDLPKPFFTIATQNPIEQEGTYPLPEAQLDRFMFNIKVDYPSAEEEEQILTSTTRQDKPEVKKILSSRAILNLQKLVGSVAVSEYVIKYVARLVRATRPKDESAPQYVQELVDWGAGPRAGQFLIQGGKALAAMDGRFTVAVEDVQKIAIPVLRHRVSTNFQAQAEGMTNEDVIGRLIADIPTPEIPKYGEG
- a CDS encoding DUF4159 domain-containing protein; protein product: MRQLSIFILLATILATPQSARAQRGRPKVELTAERVRTAIRQGSEYLLAELRNTESELGRYEGGVTALCTLALLESGVPVKDPRIQRALAFLRKVGPAKTYSVSLQTMALAKAEPRRDLPKIQKNVAWLESIQVQQGRNSGSWGYPDQPRSGGDNSCSQFAVLALHEAERVGAKVDPRTWQLAADYWKRAQYPNGSWGYRTGSGTGSMTCAGIGATVICAGHISGQSAKVEEGLLQCCLPFEEEDSLERALVWMGRNFSVQRNPGVRGMGSLWHYYYLYGLERAGRLSARRFIGDHDWYREGAEFLLGEQDSLSHFWQGEKPSENSTRVTTAFALLFLSKGRRPVLMGKVIHGPGEDWQNHRNDVASLTSYVEKRWGLDLTWQIIDLELSTVEELLQTPVLFISGSQNPELAGTEEKMRAYLDRGGFLFAEACCNDGSDFETGLRRYLDKVFPEKEYKLRRAGPEHPIWRIDELVDSESPYVGRLWTVEYGCRTCVVFSEVDLSCSWELYRRGRERDVPEAISKRIADANSIGLNVLAYATNREPKGKEAAFDLAELPELDALGNRGAIRIAKLQHGGGCNDAPGALVNLLRAAGQGELKLSVDLNEYAVSPANEALLRFHMAFMHGRQDFRFTEKEREQLREFLTNGGTLLVDSICASKDFTEAFRREIALVMPEQKLTRVPNDHPVLTEQAGGFDIRQVERRDPAATKPGEPLRGPRVLKVTPELEAIEIDGRLAVIFSPYDISCALEQHEGQQCRGYTQEDAARIGLNVLLYSLSPDVGEEVSP
- a CDS encoding DUF1559 domain-containing protein, coding for MNNQHKGFTLVELLIIIAIIGTLLALLNPFHAHPSRERARQATCKHNLKRIAQAIRSYEREHGTLPPAFTTNSKGDRLHSWRTLILPYLGENALYDKIDLRKPWNDPVNVEARITRIENYQCPSSPNSPEEKGFTTYLGMVGKQCVFTGKQSRELASVTRDFSTTACVIDVEDAFAVHWMSPHDIDLKTTLQMFKDADTKHPALYFVAYLDGDAGLIPSEVDPKELLKKLTVASE
- a CDS encoding DUF1559 domain-containing protein, which produces MRNKTKGLTLVEGLIVLVVLFIVVGLLMPSIRTARNPARQSMCRNNLRQVSLALLNYEKANGTLPPAYSVDESGKRLHSWRTLILPYIESGSLHELIDFTKPWDDPANAKARETPFPTYLCPSYPGEDETLTTYLAVVGPGCAFTGSEPREFSGESERAASLITVIDAPHERAVHWMSPEDITPEEVLAFDEETKWQHVGVGLVAHFDGSCHSLPKDIDQEELRAMLTLSVAELPETP
- a CDS encoding glutamine amidotransferase; the encoded protein is MTQWSFDPVGGPWALAALAAVLLPLLAIGPNSEQSRGRRITLVALRALTVLLLFATLLRPALETTETRPLPGKLLVLGDVSRSMTVEDSLGDESRSAAMQAILRDSQAEFAELGEAWELGAYAFDEQLTPVKVEEGLIDFPDAEGDQTAIGAALDDVLAREAQQRLVAVMVLSDGAQRAFAPRDTPPQNLARRLALDGVPLYTFTFGKPALGDRSDVRMSDLLTNDTTFADTPATVSGVLTTSGYRNQPFTVQLLWEDAEGEMQVVDTQRVEMKGTRRQQDIKLSHTPREPGEYKVTLRVEPPEGELVTANNEQTTFVTVLKGGVKVLYLAGAARVGGGPGIEARFVRNALAAHADLNVNYELLNYRNPRIDYRSQLERGNYDVFLLGNVDSVAFDKRTWQAIADRVDDGAGLAMLGGFHSFGPGGYRSTPLERVIPVVMGRAERQNFDEPPRPDMHLPPGPVKLVPIELGGSLHPILQIGESPTGQSELWQEMPSLDGANRFDRLQLPRTARVIAEADNPSRSPLLVVSAWGEGRTAALAFDSTWHWQMEGAGDTHRRFWRQLVLWLAKKDDSAGQRVWAKLDGRRYQQGSRVEFTYGARDAQSKPLADAEFDVQVELPDGTAKAIRTSGSKKINSASFAETSQPGDYRILVSVRAGGESLGTTTLRFSVTDQDVELDQPAADPTLMAALANATAEAGGEALAPEELPQLLERLKEKREEFEEEIVQQTTLWDTWPMFLGFVGLLGTEWFLRKKWGMV
- a CDS encoding type II toxin-antitoxin system YafQ family toxin, translated to MKRQVESSPAFERSLRRYLKKHPEAAETVAEAISKLGADAYTQELGIHKLKGNLSGILSAELAYDLRLLFEIETRGTAEVVLLLKLGTHDEVYGK
- a CDS encoding DUF2306 domain-containing protein, giving the protein MASNLALVVKLLACLLILKTVAVVLANFPDYFPPDFRSDFLLGREEYFFSWYRCAFYVHILSGPFTLIAGLFLLSETMRKRFPKWHRRVGRVQVATILLLLTPSGLAMAWHAATGRIATCGFAVLAVFTAICVLQGWRNAVQQRFQHHRQWMLRCYVLLCSAVVLRVIGGISQTYGIEWTYSYAAWVSWLVPIAILEILFRASPATPRQTT